The nucleotide sequence CCAGGCCGACTCGGCGCGCGCAGAGGGCGGCGCAGAGAGCGGCCAGAACCGGACGAACGGCGAGAGCGCGAGCAACGCCTCGGCAGGCACCGAGTCCTCGTCGCGGCGGGACTCGCGCGACAACCAGTCTCGTGACGGCCGCGACGCTCAGGGCCGCGAAAGCCGCGACAACCAGTCCCGCGACAACCAGTCCCGCGAAGGTCAGTCCCGCGAAGGTCAGTCCCGCGACAACCAGTCCCGCGAAGGCCGTGACGGTCAGGCCCGCGAAGGCCGAGACGGTCAGGCCCGTGAGGGCCGGGACAACCAGGCCCGTGAGGGCCGGGACAACCAGGCCCGTGAAGGTCGGGACAACCAGCCCCGCGAAGCTCGCGACGGTCAGTCGCGCAACGAGCGAAACCGCGGACAGAACAGCGGCAACAACTCTGGCAATCAGGGTGGTCAGCAGAACGATCGCAACCGGTCCCAGGGCAACGCCCGCAACGATCGCAACGACGTTCGCAACGACCGCAACGACGTTCGCAACGACAGTCGCGATGACGAGGACGACGAGTTCGGCGGCAGCCGGCGTGGTCGGCGTTACCGCGATCGGCGCGGCCGCAATCGCGAGCGCTTCGACGGCGGCCCCGCTGGTGGCAATCGCCAGGAAGTCGAGCCGACGGTCAGCGATGACGACATCCTGATTCCGGTCGCCGGCATCCTGGACGAGGTCTCGGACAAGAACACCTGGTTCATCCGCACCAACGGTTACTTCGCCTCCACCGACGACGTCTATGTCGCGAACTCCCACATCCGCCGCTTCGAGCTGCGCCGCGGTGACGCCGTCACCGGTGCCGTCAAGCAACCGCGTGAGGGTGAGCGCAAGGAGAAGTTCAACCCGCTCGTCCGACTGGATACCGTCAACGGTGTCGAGCCGGAGAAGGCGCGTAACCGGGTCGAGTTCACCAAGCTCACGCCGCTCTACCCGCAGGACCGTCTGCGGCTGGAGACCGAGCCGAACATCCTCACCACCCGGGTCATCGACCTGGTCATGCCGATCGGCAAGGGCCAGCGCGCGCTGGTCGTCTCGCCACCCAAGGCCGGTAAGACCTCGGTGCTGCAGGCCATTGCCAACGCGATCGCCGTCAACAACCCGGAATGCCACCTGATGGTGGTGCTGGTGGACGAGCGTCCCGAAGAGGTCACCGACATGCAGCGCTCGGTGAAGGGTGAGGTCATCGCCTCCACCTTCGACCGTCGCCCGCAGGACCACACCATGATCGCGGAGTTGTCCATCGAGCGGGCCAAGCGTCTGGTCGAGATGGGCCACGACGTCGTCGTGCTGCTCGACTCGATCACCCGCCTGGGTCGTGCCTACAACCTGGCGGCGCCGGCCTCCGGCCGCATCCTGTCCGGTGGTGTGGACTCCACCGCGCTGTACCCGCCCAAGCGGTTCCTCGGCGCGGCCCGCAACATCGAGAACGGCGGCTCGCTGACGATCATCGCCACCGCGCTGGTCGAGACCGGCTCCACGATGGACACGGTCATCTTCGAGGAGTTCAAGGGCACGGGCAACGCCGAACTCATCCTGGATCGCAAGATCGCCGACAAGCGAGTGTTCCCGGCCGTCAACGTCGACACCTCGGGTACCCGTAAGGAAGAGATCCTCATGGCGCCGGACGAGCTCAACGTCGTCCTCAAGCTCCGGCGCGTCCTGCACGCACTCGACCCTCAGCAGGGGATCGACCTGCTGCTCGACCGGCTGAAGAAGAGCCGTACGAACATCGAGTTCCTGATGCAGATCGCCAAGACGGCTCCGGGCGGCGACGACCGCTGAGCGGGGAGCGCGGCACGACCAGCTGACGAGCGGGCTGTCCTATTCTTTAACGCTTGAAATGTTGTGAGTTCTACGTTACGTTTCCGGCGCATTTCGCCGAAGGCGACGCGAGGCCGCCCGACTCAATGTCGGGCGGCTTTTCGCGTCTCTCGTGAGAGCGATCTCAGTGCCGGGATACGGGACAGCCAAAGTTCGGTAATGAGTGTGTAACGGTTCTGCATCTCAACAGAGAGACAAGTCACTATTTCCTCCGGGACGTGCGAAGGTACCTAGCGGTGTAAGCGGTATCAGCCGTACCGCCACCAATCGGAGGGAGCAATACATATGCGGTTCAAGAAGGCGAGCGCGCTCGTCACGCTGGCCACGGCGGTGACGCTGCTGGCGGCTGGGTGTAGCTCGAGCAAGAACAACACGCCGAGCACGGGCGGATCGTCCAGCTCGACGGACAACTCGGGCGCGCAGCCGGCGTCGAAGATCAAGCCCGTGACGATGACCGGTGACTGTGCGGCGTACGGAAAGTACGGAAAGTACAGCGGCGCAACCGTCACGATGTACGCCTCGATCACCGACCCCGAGGGTGGTTACCTCCAGCAATCGTGGAAGCAGTTCGAGACCTGCACCGGTATCACGATTCAGTACACCGGTGACAAGGAGTTCGAGACTGCGATCAAGACCAAGGTCGAGGGTGGTAACGCTCCGGACATCGCGATCATCCCGCAGCCGGGTCTGCTGCAGACCTTCGCGAGCGCGGGCAAGCTGAAGCCCGCCAGCCAGGCGGTGACCGACGAGGCCAAGGCCAACTGGGTCAAGGACTGGATCTCCTACGGTTCGTTCGACGGCGTCTTCTTCGGTGCCCCGATGGGCGCGAACCTGAAGTCGCTCGTCTGGTACTCGCCGAAGATGTTCGCCAAGGCGGGGTACTCCATCCCGAAGACGTGGGACGAGATGGTCGCTCTCTCCGACAAGATCGCCGCCACCGGTCAGAAGCCGTGGTGCGCGGGCATCGAATCGGGTACCGCTACCGGGTGGACCGCCACCGACTGGATGGAAGAGGTCATGCTGCGCATGTATGGCCCCGACGTCTACGACCAGTGGGTTCAGCACAAGATCCCGTTCAACGACCAGAAGGTTCAGGACGTCCTGGCCGCGGTCGGCAAGATCTGGAAGAACCCGAAGTACGTCAACGCCGGTATCGGTGACGTGCAGTCCATCGCCACCACCGCGTTCGCGAAGGCTGGTCTGCCGATCGAGAAGCAGAAGTGCTGGCTGCACCAGCAGGCGAACTTCTACGGCGCCAACTGGGACAAGGGCTACACCATCGGCCCGAAGTCCACTGACGACATCTACGCCTTCTACGAGCCGCCGATGAACACCAACTTCGGTAACCCGATCGAGGGCGGTGGCGAGTTCGTCGGTGCCTTCACCGACACCGCCCAGGTCGAGGCCGTCCAGCTCTATCTCGCCAGTGGCGAGTGGGCAACCTCGCGCGCCAAGATCCACCCAGGATGGATTTCGGCCAACCAGAAGGTCGACAAGACCGTCTTCACCGACCCGGTGGACGCGCTCTCGGTTGGGATCCTCACCGACCCGAAGGCGACCTTCCGTTTCGACGGATCCGACGCCATGCCGAGCGCTGTCGGCGCCGGTAGCTTCTGGTCGGAAATGACGAAGTGGATCCAGGGTCAGAGCGACAAGGCAACTCTCGACAACATCGAGAAGTCCTGGCCCGCCTCCTGATCTAGCTACATCCAGCCGCGGCGGTCGGACGAGCTGAGCTCAGTTCGTCCGATCGCCGTGGCTTTTCGTATGACCCCCTTGCGGCACCCCCGATCGGTCTGGTGTGATCGGGGCCACATCGTCCTTGAAAGGGCGTGATTCCATTGGGTTGGTTGAACGACTGGGCGCATTCGTCCAGTGCGGCCGGCAAGATCGCCTTCGCCTTGGTGGTCGCTGCGGCGTTCCTGGCCGTCATCGGCCTTCTGCTTCTACTCGTCGACCGGGCGCCCAAGAAG is from Jatrophihabitans telluris and encodes:
- a CDS encoding ABC transporter substrate-binding protein; amino-acid sequence: MRFKKASALVTLATAVTLLAAGCSSSKNNTPSTGGSSSSTDNSGAQPASKIKPVTMTGDCAAYGKYGKYSGATVTMYASITDPEGGYLQQSWKQFETCTGITIQYTGDKEFETAIKTKVEGGNAPDIAIIPQPGLLQTFASAGKLKPASQAVTDEAKANWVKDWISYGSFDGVFFGAPMGANLKSLVWYSPKMFAKAGYSIPKTWDEMVALSDKIAATGQKPWCAGIESGTATGWTATDWMEEVMLRMYGPDVYDQWVQHKIPFNDQKVQDVLAAVGKIWKNPKYVNAGIGDVQSIATTAFAKAGLPIEKQKCWLHQQANFYGANWDKGYTIGPKSTDDIYAFYEPPMNTNFGNPIEGGGEFVGAFTDTAQVEAVQLYLASGEWATSRAKIHPGWISANQKVDKTVFTDPVDALSVGILTDPKATFRFDGSDAMPSAVGAGSFWSEMTKWIQGQSDKATLDNIEKSWPAS
- the rho gene encoding transcription termination factor Rho, whose translation is MTDTQDQLDVLSSADSGVNDSSAARAKRRSGSLSTMLLPELQALASSMGLSTGKMRKSDLIVAIESASHPKGKTDRAPANTADRSPERASGRAPERETNADTDGGDTSSSAPKTRTRRAATRAAGPAQPTLDGEAGEVTSASGDAGNAGNAPRRSRSAQADSARAEGGAESGQNRTNGESASNASAGTESSSRRDSRDNQSRDGRDAQGRESRDNQSRDNQSREGQSREGQSRDNQSREGRDGQAREGRDGQAREGRDNQAREGRDNQAREGRDNQPREARDGQSRNERNRGQNSGNNSGNQGGQQNDRNRSQGNARNDRNDVRNDRNDVRNDSRDDEDDEFGGSRRGRRYRDRRGRNRERFDGGPAGGNRQEVEPTVSDDDILIPVAGILDEVSDKNTWFIRTNGYFASTDDVYVANSHIRRFELRRGDAVTGAVKQPREGERKEKFNPLVRLDTVNGVEPEKARNRVEFTKLTPLYPQDRLRLETEPNILTTRVIDLVMPIGKGQRALVVSPPKAGKTSVLQAIANAIAVNNPECHLMVVLVDERPEEVTDMQRSVKGEVIASTFDRRPQDHTMIAELSIERAKRLVEMGHDVVVLLDSITRLGRAYNLAAPASGRILSGGVDSTALYPPKRFLGAARNIENGGSLTIIATALVETGSTMDTVIFEEFKGTGNAELILDRKIADKRVFPAVNVDTSGTRKEEILMAPDELNVVLKLRRVLHALDPQQGIDLLLDRLKKSRTNIEFLMQIAKTAPGGDDR